CTTCCTTCATCGATATACACAGCCGAGGAGGATTTCCACTACTTTGATTGCATAAATAAAAAATTAGAACGATACACAATGAATATGCTGTTGCCAATGCATTCTTATAAGTTTGACGCTGCAATCAGGCATCAGCAGCCATTAGTGTGGTGGTTAGTAGCATGCACATCGGCGCTTGCTACTGGGCCGGTCCAATCACTGTGCGTTCGGCACGCTGAGCTTTTTTAAGTTTTTTTTTTGTGTTAGGCGCTTCTAGTGGGCTGGGCCTTGCGTTCGGCGCTTGCTACTGGGCCGGTCCAATCACTGTGCGTTCGGCACGCTGTTTTGGACGCAAAAAAGTTTAGTACCACATCAGAATCACCTAAAATCATCtaagcgggacgaaaccaagaatatcacctccctttaatagtagatatagatatagatttttaaaagttcatgaatttggatgAAATtctaaaattttaaaaatattctcaTAAAGGAAAAATATCGGTTTATTAAAAATATATTTGTTCATTtgaaaaaatcatgatttttttaaatatcCGTAAATTGAAAATGTTCATAAGAAGCAAAAGATGTTTTGAACTAAAAATGTTGATGAATTGGAAAAATACTTCTGATTTTGAATAAAGTCATGAATTGTAAAATAAAGAATAAGTAAAAATATAAATTGAGAacgaaaaagggaaagaaaaataattaaaatatggGGAAAAGTAAAAAAATAGAAAGAACTGGTCGGAAGCTTCTCAGTTGGGAGTTTCATTTTGAGAAATAACTGTAACTTTATTCATAACCAAAACCATTATAGATACATTTGCTTTGGATCTAGGATCAAATAAATTGCAAAGCAACTCACACAACTATAAGAATTAAAATGAAATTTCTTGGAGATATCTTCTTCATGGTATTAATCTTTGCAAGCTGAAATATCCCCAATATTTTAGTACAAAGACTGCAATTGAACTGGAATAGCGCCACTGCTGCTCAACAACATGAACGAACTAGATTATCAATAAAGGTTTCTGAAAGCCTCTTGTGTCGGCCATACAATAAAAATGAGAAGCTATGAGCGCTGAACATGCTTGGGCCGGAGATGATCCTAGAAAACGGATTACGACTAGATGAGCCGGCCCAGTAGGAGCGAAAATGGGCGGCGTGTACCAGTAAGCTAGTATATTGCGCCTTAAGCGCCACATAGGCTTTTCCGCCattatgggccattaatgggtaaaTCCTTCTACGAAGCTGCGTCGTCAAATTACTGGGCCAACCCTTTACTAGCCCTAGAAGCAGGACTTTTTCGGCCATCTTCCCGTGCCGCGCACTgctcgaccgccgccgccgtctgcAGCCAAAGCAatacgccgccgcgccgcctccctcccAGCCACCATCTCTTTTCGACGCAAGGCCGTCCGAGGACAAGCCAAGCACCAACAACCCTTTCCCCTTCCGTTGCCCTCGCACCCGTCCGATGGGCGAGCGGCTCGCCGGCGCCGAGAAAGAGGTAAACAAGCAAGAGAGTCAGCGAGCGAGAACCCGCCGGAGAGGTCTGTCTCTTATTCCGCGTGCTTCTGTACTTGCCAGGTGCTCGTGGAGATCGTGAGGTTCACGCAGAAGAACGGGCTGAAGGGCGCCGAGGGGGGATGGAAGGACTTCCTGGCTCGGAACGACAAGAAGTTCGGCGCCTCCGTCAGCGACCCCAAGAAGCGGACCAAGGACGTGCTGCTCGCGTTCCTTGtaaccttctccaaagattttCAGAAGGTAGTACTTTGATTCAGAGCCAACCGTGTCTCACACTCTCACCGCATACGCAGCAGCTCTGTTTTATGCATCCGGACCATGGTGCTTACACTTTTAGAGGCTCTGCTTTTGGTTCCAGTACTTTCGCAAATTGGTGAGGCGTCACGCTGAACGGAGAGCTATCGAGCAGTATATGAATGAGTTTTCCGGCAGGATTTCTCCAGAGCAGGTAATTTTCGCCTTCCTGCAGGGTTACTGTCAGCAATTGGGTTGCTGTATTCATGTAGGAGTAGTTTTCAAggatatcaaacattgtttggtgAACCATTGTATTGATGTATATATTGTGCAAATGCAGAAGCTTGTTCAGTTGACGACAGAACACCTTGACTACAGGAAAAACTACTACTTCCCATCTTATCAAGAGGTAAGTACAAGCTAACAAACGATGATCCAACATTTTGTGTTTCTTGCACGTTTTTCTGTCAAAATTAGGTTTTAGGCCAGAATAACTTTCATGATTGTTTCGCTTGGATCACATTTTCACATTGGTTCTTGTACATCGCGTAGGATTCTTTATACAAAACCCAAAACATATTTATCCCTTGTCTAAGTTGCAAAGCTCAAGATCAATTTATAGTCTCATCTCCTTCTGTACTTTAGTAACTTTAGTGATGTAATATTAGTATCTTGGACTCTTCATTACTTGTCTGATAATTAAGGAATATTTCAGCTTCTCCACTACCAAAAATTATGCGCGTTACTTATTTGCAGGGGTGGAAAGTAATGCGGATAGGAAAAGTTTCTAGTAGTATGAACTCTGGAGCCATGTTGGCAATTGATTGTGAGATGGTCCTTTGCCACGATGGTACAGAAGCTGTCGTCCGAGTATGTGTTGTAGACAACAAACTGGAGGTAACATATTATTTTGCTAAATAAAGTGTATTTAGATTTGTTTATCCAGTCCCGCTAACATTCATTTTTTGCCAGGTGAAGTTGGATACACTTGTAAATCCCCTCAAAGCTGTTGCAGATTACAGGACACACATCACTGGTGTATCTAAGAAGGATTTAGAAGGAGTCACATGCTCATTAGTTGATATTCAGGTATGATGTCTGTACAAGCATCTTGCatattatttttttatttccttCTTGTGAGTTATATTTGTGTCCCTTTCTTCTGTAGAAATCATTGAAGAAAATCTTGGCCAAAGGAAAGATTTTGGTTGGCCATAGCTTATATAGAGATCTATATGGTAAGGTGTGATTGGATCATGTCTAATCTTCTTGAAGTAGTTATATTCAGTGCTTGTATTGTGTTTGTTAGGCATGTTTTTTTCTTCGATAACATTTAACTCAAGGTCCTATTATTCCTCTCTCTGATTTCAGCTCTCAAGTTTGATTACAGTCGAGTCATTGATACGGCATACATCTTTAAGTATGCGAATTTACCTACTACTTCAACAGCTTCTTTGAACAGCCTTTGCAAGGTATGGTCACAGGGGCACCATATAACAGTGTTTCCGCTTCTGCTAAATGAGCAACATTTTGCACGCAATACAGATATAGTGACATAAAAGGACTCCTTTGGGATCTCATGCCCCCCTAAACTGTCTAGAGTAATGTTTGATTTCAGGATTGCAAGATACTTCCATTCTTTTTTTGGTTTAATTTTTTCCCCTGTTGGTGCTGCAAGCCGGCCCTCTTAGATTTTGAGATAGAAAACCCATGGTATGTGTCTATGAATGCTAAATTGTTTACTTATGTTTTGTGCCTGTAGTCTGTTTGTGGGTATTCCGTTCGGGAGGACGGAGAACCACATAACTGCTTGAAGGATGCAGAAGCTGCGATGAATCTAGTTACTGCAAAGCTCAAGCATGGATTTAATGATCCCATCGAAATTGCGGAGAATAGTGTAAGAGTTGAAAGGAAGTTCTTAGTCCTTCCCGTTGTTATTCAAGTTGCTACCTGACTTATTTGTTTTTATTTCTTAGGTACCTGAACCTGACCAGATGAAGTTGCTTGCTCATAGAATTCCAGTCTACCTTCCTTGTCAAGAGCTGCTTAAAATATTCTCTGGGAATCCCAGCATCGATGAGAAGGTTTTCTCAGAGCTTTTGTTGCTTGTTCGATAAACTTATATGCATAAATTAGTGATTTATACCCTTTCCTTTTCAACAGATTGATTCAAGGATTCGAGGCGAGTTTTACTCTACGTGTATTTCTTTTAATGACATAGATGAGGCAGATAAAGCCTTTGATGAATTAGATGGCCAAGAGACTAAGGTACGCGTGACTTCATAGTTTGGTTCCTTACCATAGTTTGCTTATTcaactgaatttctggatagcaccaGTCTGAATTGCTGAAACATGCAGCGGCACACGATTAACTTTGTACTTTATACTtttgctgaaacattcaggactcCAGTGGGCGACTCCAAAAATCGGTACTCCTGAAGCGTGACAATGGAGATGTCGCGGGCTTCTTTGTCCGGAAGATGGTATATGGCTCCCGACTCAGCAATTCTGAAGTTTTGAAGAAGAGGCCACAGCCTACTGAGAACACGGAGCAAAAGAAAGAAGATGCCAATGGGGATAACCGAAAAAGGCAAAGAACTAGCAAGAAGCATGCGAAGAAAGCAAAGGCACCGGTTGTCGAGTGAAGAGCTTCAGGGGTGGGCTGATGCTGAGCCCATCTTGTTACAAATGGATGCCAATTGATTGTATGAGGTGGTCGGTGAAGGATTTTGAGATCAGACACGCTGGAAGCACTGGATGTCGAGAGGAACAGCTTTTTCATGACTCAGCAAGCATATTTGGTGATCTCTAACCTCTAGGTCTTGCCCATCTAGGCGGTCGATAGCTAACCAAGGATCATGAAATTTTGTTCGCATGGACGGGTGGGTTGGGTTTAGGAAGTCTGCATGATCAGACTTTTCTTGTGCCATGGGATATTGCTGTTTACTGGTAGCATTTGGAGATCCACTAAATTGGAGGTTGGTAACATAAAAAATAATCACTAGCAGGCTATCAGAATTTGGAGTTGGTGGATTAGTTCCTAGATGAAATTGTGGTTGTGTTGAAGGTTCATTAGCAGATTTTTGCATTAGTAAGATTTTCATTACATCGCAAGTGTTCAAAGTTTAGAATGTCTAGAAATGAGATTCTTTTTCTCCTTATAATTCATGAAATGTGGTAAGCAACAACCTTCTTCTTTTATCAAAACTAACTAAATAATCGTGCATTTCTAGAGAAGTTAAATGTTGGTGCATTGCTATAGAAGATCATTTTATTGCATGTTTTTTCTTGCGGGTAATATTACACGTTGTTTAAATGCTTGTGGCATCACACAAAAATAtctcaaaatatcgaacacacggCTGCCAACTCAGACCTAATAACAGAATGAGTCAGGGTCTTTCTACGTTTATAAACTGAAGGTATCCAAGAGAGCAGAAACGGATGCATTGCACATTTACATTGCTCAGATGAACTAATAAAGAGCAAAGTTGCTCATCTCTGCATTATCTCTGTTAGCTTGAAAACACATCTCACCTCCACCACATTTTCATAACAGCGTGTTTGGCTACAACGGGGAAATGGAATTGGAGTTTACATGTGGGAGTTTAGGCATGGGAAGTTGAATTTTTAGTCCGAATTCAAAGTTTGGTGTGTGCTGGGAATTAGTAAAGAGAATTTGAGAGGAAGCAACACTCCATGCGACTTAACAAGGGCGGACATGAAAGAGATACGTGAGAATTGGCCTCCCTAGCAATGAATTATATTTCCTCATATCCCTTGAGTTCCCATGCCACTAATTTCTCCCAACCAAACATGCTGTAAATGCGACCAAAGTTTGGACATCTTTGTTTGTATTTTGAACTGTTGTTGTTCTGTTATGAAAAGTAATTAAACCGAATTCTCAGTTGGGGGGCGTAAGGAGAAAAAAAATGTGGCGAGCACAACCTCAGATCAAAATTAAATGACGAATCTTTGGTAACTTAATAGGGAGCACAATCTTCGCTTAAGACCAAGTAAATAAGTTTATGTAAGCAGGCTATAAGAGTTAAAATGTTATATTTCGGCTGACATggaggggagggaagaggagaCAGAATAGGAGCCGGCTACAGAATAGGAGACAGCTGCAACATGTGCTCCTAGACACTATGTGAGAGTGAAACATAGGAAAGGAGCACACCTTTATATCTAACTATTGTACGTGCCGGCTATAAGATTGATTATAAATTACATGGCAACATTATATAGCCATCAAccggctgtattattaaccatgctctaataagGCCCTGAGTGATTGTCTCATGTTTCAAGTCTCAAAACCAACATAATACACGAAGCCTTTTCCGTCCCCCAACAACAGCGCCAAAACGCAATTGGATCGCTGTTTTTTATTTCCACTCGGTTTGCATGCATTAGAAACAGTAAAACTTGGCCTTTTTTTCGCGGGTGGGTTATTACTCGAGAAGTCGAGAGCAATGGAGTTCTTTCCACAAACTAGGGATATCATCCGGACCGGATTGGATCAAAACAACAGTGCGATCCTCCTTCGTACTAAAATTCGCTAAAATATGACTAACTTTATTTTGCTCTCGACCGATATGAGTAACTACACACTCTCTTTCAACCACGAGTTTCTTCACCTCTTTGAATCACCAATTCACCGTGGCGTAGTGAGACCGATCTTGCATCCTTGAATTCACCATCTGCACCGCCTGCTTGTTGTCACATTCGACCATGATCGGCACAGATGTCCACTGGTGCGCCAGGGCCAGGGATAAACTCTCTATACAGCCAGCAAGCTCAGCGCGCAGAGGACCAGAAGAATGGAAGACCGAGAAGATGATGGCCCCATCATGGCCTCGATGGAGTATAAACTATATGTGACAAAAATTATACCGTACGAAGCAGGGCTTTAATTAACGTGATAATGTTTAGCTCTAGCGTAGCGTAGGATGAGGAAAGCATATCCCGTCGTTTGATTTGTTTACTGGCTGTACGGCACCGTACGGTGCGTCACACTGCGATGGCGTCGCCGTAGTCGGTGTATGAAAATAACGGTCAAATCATCGTCTAGTATCATTTCATAACTGCATAATGGCACTCTTTGGCTGTAAGCCGGCGGAATTAGTGGATTCGGTGGGAATAGAGCACACAATGGATAGGCCACATGGGCAGAAAGTCAGACATGAAAGCCTTACTCACCGGAGTCTGCTCTCGGAGAACCAATTTCAGATTTGGCCTCCAGAGTTCATGCCGCATGTGTGTCTCGTGGCCAAATTTCGTGTTTTTGACCCTTTTGTTAAACAAAATCGGGATCCGACCCCTGTTTGAAAGTTTTTCGTGATTTGACCCTTTCTCCTACCGCCACGAGGCACGGCGGTAGGATCCTATAGCCTACCGCCGAGACCTGCGGCGGTAGtaaacttatccacgtcagcaacGATAATGGCCTTCGTGCCCCCTCCGTCACACCCTACCGCCGCTCCGCCTGACGGTAGGATGTCTGAACCTACCGCCGACgtctctggcggtagggtgtggaCATATATAAACCACGCGGGCCGGCCGCCCCCAACCCCTTCTCCCCCCTACCCAGCCGCCCCCACCACGAAGAACAGAGCAGTTGCTCCAACTCGCCCTCTCTCATCCCCTCCACTTCCCCCCTCCGATCTTCTTCGTTTCTTGACGGATTCTGCGGATTGAGATGGCCCCGAAGAAAGAAAAGTAACCTCTTTCAATCCCTCCAATAAGTTTTAATAAAACACCTTTCGATTCGTCGCATTATTCGATTCAAATCACTCCTTTTTGAACTAGATTGATTTTTTAACCCTAGGATTGATTTAGATTGATTCTAGATGTTATATTGTGTTAGATATGAACTCTATTGACTAGTTGGTATGGTTGTgttaagatgaaccctagttcatatttgATTTGAATGGTTTTTTTTTTGATATGATGGATGTTGGAGGCATTTGTTATGATAGATGATGCATGTTCCTATGCTATGATGCAAGTATTGGATGTAgtgtatgatgaatattggagatgAATATTGGATATATTTGTTATATGTAGTGTATGAATCttcaagatgaaccctagttcatgttttttgttttttaacaaAATATGAGATGATGCATGTTGGATTTTGTTGGAGAAATATGTGATATGATGCATTTCAACCATGGTGGGTGCATCGATATGTTTCGTAGTTaatgatgaaccctagttcatgttgaaAAATCTTTTGATATGCTTATGCAATTCTTTTAGGAGGCCACCTCTTGCGGACGACATCGGCACGAAGTACACAATGCTTGACCCTAGGTTCGACAAGCGTCACCGTGCCCATTTCATTGAGAATGGAGTGGTAATTACCATTTTAAACCAAATCTTTCGAATTGATGAAAACAAGTTGCTAACTATTATGTCCATGCTAATTATGCTTTGGTTATTGATTTTCACGGATGTGCCGCCATTGCGGATGAGGGCTCACAAGACGACGGTTAAGATGGAGTACGACGAGCGGTACGCACCGTTCTTCAGGAGAGCCCGACTATTGGGTTTCGTCCTGCAGTTCAAGCGTAAGCCGCCGACGCTCGTCCACTCAGCTCTCACGGCTTTGATCGACCGGTGGCGGCCAGAGACGCACAGCTTTCATCTTCCATGTGGGGAGATGATCGTGACCCTCGAGGATTGGGCGATGATTACGGCCCTACCGCTCGAGGGTCGTGCTCTCACAGGAAGAGTGGAGAGGGCGAACTGGCACGATAGGGTTGTCAgcctcatcggcgactgcccccCCCCCCGCTAAGAGCAACCGGACTTCCGGCATACCGCTGCCATGGCTCCTCGACCACCGGAGCAAGTGCCCGGAAGATGCCGAGCCCCGGGTGGTGGAGCAGTACGCCAGGGCCTACCCGTGGTACATTCTCACGGAGGTAGTGTTTTCGGACTGCTCCGGGAACTCTGCCCTATGGATGTATCTCGACTTCCTAAAGGACTGGGATGTGGCGTACAGCTGGGGGGCCACCGGactcgcctacctataccgttcggtaagtGAATATCACTTTCTTTCAAATATCAGACATGTGCTGCTTTAGATTTTGACATCTCATCTTATCATCTATACTTGGTTTGTAGCTTGACGACGCGACCCAAAGAGCGGAAGTCACGTCCGGTATGTGTGGATGTGTATGGggcctctccatttggatgtgggagcgaatCCCGGTGGGCCGTCCGGAGAAGCTGCGCTCGCGTGCATGGACGGACTATGGccaagatgacgaagatgatcggAACCCGACCGTCGCATATGCTTGGGACGTGATGCGTGTCTACACGGGCGAATCGAAGGCCTTGTACAAGGTCTTCAGCAACGAGCTTGATCCTCTCACGCCTTTCCaggtataagaactacattttcaCTTGAGCTTACCATTGCTTCGATAACACTTTCACTTGAGCCTAACATTGTTTGGTTATAGGTTACTTGGCGGTCATATAGTGATGATCGGGAGTGGGGGTTCGAGCTGAACAGCATGTGCAAGCAGGACCGGCTTCTCTtccggtgcatcgtgcccatgatttGTGTCTATGCCGTGGAGTACCACTTGCCACAGCGCGTTGCCACACAATTTGGTAAGGCGCAACACACACCACCAGCAGACCACGATACCGGTGGCTACGACCTACACCAGTGAGTACCACAAGCCGTCCTCATCGATTCTAAGTTCTTGTTTTGATGCTTTACATTCATACAAGAAGGGTGTTTTACATTCTTTCTTATGCATTGCAGGATGAGCAGGCAGAAGAATCAATCAATCACGGATTGGGAAGCCGAACATGCGAGATACGTGAAGGAATGGAACGAGTGGAAAGGACGCAAAGACACGGAGAGGAGAGTGATTGACTGGGACGAGTACGAGGATCACATGCTGTGGTACGATGATGGCATCAAGCATCGTCTGCGTCTGAGGCCCCAGTGGACGACAGCAGATGCCGAAGACCTGTTCGATGACGCCTCAGAGAATGAAGCCTACAACGAGAGCATCAGACGGCTTCAAGGAGGGTTTAGGGAGTACGGACCCCTCATGAACAGAGTGGTATGTTATTTTTACCTCTTTTGAACTGACGGTTGGATGAAATCAACTTTTAGTGCTATTGACTCATTTGATTACTTTGCAGTCTTCGGAGCTGAACAAAAGCATTTTTCATGCCTCTGATGCGCTTAGTGCTATCCCCGGGACTCGGGCTAGTGAGAACAAGTTGAGGGAAACTGTGAAGGTAATACAGAGTTGATTTTCGTTATCATTGGACATTCGAGAAGTTCATATTGTTTCGTTATCATTGAAGAAATACGTCAACAAAGCACGCCGGCTTGTGGGCCTGCTTGGGTGCGCTACAAACACCGAGGATGTTTTTCCTCCTGCACCGATGCGTAGCCTCGCTTCATCGATCCATGCAGCCTCGTCGTCTAGGGCGGttcaagatgacgaggaggagagcgacgacgatgatgatgaagaggaagatgaagaagagggcgcagaagaagaacatggtgaggaagaggaagaggacgatgaggaggaggaggagtacgatgatgaCGACGGATCtccagtgtgacgcccggataattaagctacagtaaacctctgttaatgatgccacgtcaccatggttactgttcctaatctcgcgttagttcgaaaccgatccaAAATTCAAATTCGAAGTTTGGTAAATAAcaaaaagttttcaaaatattaaactaaaatgttcggagcgTGCCAATAATTGGCTAGAGGTTTATGGTGAAGGAATCGTGCTTTTATAAAAGGCCTAAACTTTTAAAGTGAAATaagacagaaaagaaaataaataaagaaaagaaaacacaaaaccagaaaacaaaagaacaaaaaaagaaataaaacagaaaccccctccccctgggccgaatggcccagctagcaggccagcccgctggcccatcaggcccacccccactccccttatcccctggaccccgaaaccctaaccactcccccgtcgccccactcccccacTTTCCCCCCTCCCGATCTAGATCGGATCGGGATCGAGCTCGCCGCGCcaaccgccgccccgcgccaagacgtcgccgcccggagcccgcgccacctcgtcggcctacctcctcctcctcgccggcctgcaccTCGTCACCGCGTCGCCGTCGTCTCCATCTCCTCCTCGCCCCCCGTTGCCACGTTCCCTACGACCCCGCCGTGAGCACTGCTCCTTCCCCTCTGCCCTCCGCCCTCGCGCACCGTTAGCCGTGGCCACGCGCCGCCGTGACCCCGACCACTGCTCTGCCCGCACgaccccgccaccacctccaccattGCGGCCTCCGCATGCGTCCTGCATCGCTCCGAACCGCTCACCCACTCCGGCCGCGCTCTGGCCGCGCTTGAGCGTGCCCCACCCCGCCGGCCCGCACCCTCCTGGCCTCACCTCTGCCTCGCCGCGCGAGCACGCACCGCTCCGTCCCATGGCCGCGCCCTCGACACGCCCGCGCATCGCCGCCCTACGCGCCCGCCGCACACCGCCCATGGCCGCGCCCCTCGCGCCCGGCCACAACCCCGCGCGGCTCGCCGCCGCTCTCTGGCGCGGCTGCCACTGCCACAGCGCTCCGCTCACCGGCCCGCTACTCTGCCGCAGCCGCCGACCGCGGCCTGGCTCCATCGCCCGCCCCGTTGCCTCGGGCCGGCCTCGACGGGCGCTTCACCCGCTGCCCGCATGCCCGTTCGGGCCATGCCCGTTCGGGCCACGCCCGATAGGCCCCCTGGGGGCAATGACACGTGGGCCCCAGGCCCCACAACGTTtataaaaaaggaattaaaaataataataaatacgaatattaattaattaattaattaaacaattgattaacttaattaattctgtattagattaacctaatcacttagttaactaattaatcatgattagtcagtctagtcaatgacgaacgggacccacatgtcagtttgaccagtcaacacccctgttgactgctgacgtcatcatgacttcagcatgcactgttctggataatgttgaattaaattaattaaataaattctaaaaatgatttaaaactttagaaaatcatgtaaaataaaccgtagctcagatgaaaatactttctacatgaaagttgctcagaacgacgagacgaatccagatacgcagcccgttcgtccgccacacatcctaacatatcgaactcgcaactttccccctccggttcatctgtccgaaaaagcgaaacaccgggaatactttccctgatgtttccccccttcgccggtatcacctactaccgcgattgggcacacctagcatcacgctttgtcatgtcatgcatcgtcatgcatttgtttgcattgtatttattgtttcttccccgctcttctcttgctagacatcgagaccgatgctgctgctacccagtacgactacggtgttgacgacccctccttcttgccagagcaatcaggcaagccccccccttgatcaccagatatcgcctattctactctctactgcttgcattagagtagtgtagcatgttactgttttccgttaatcctatcgtgatgcatagcctatccttgctactactgttgttacctttacctgcaatcctacatgcttagtat
This region of Triticum aestivum cultivar Chinese Spring chromosome 2D, IWGSC CS RefSeq v2.1, whole genome shotgun sequence genomic DNA includes:
- the LOC123050356 gene encoding small RNA degrading nuclease 3 is translated as MGERLAGAEKEVLVEIVRFTQKNGLKGAEGGWKDFLARNDKKFGASVSDPKKRTKDVLLAFLVTFSKDFQKYFRKLVRRHAERRAIEQYMNEFSGRISPEQKLVQLTTEHLDYRKNYYFPSYQEGWKVMRIGKVSSSMNSGAMLAIDCEMVLCHDGTEAVVRVCVVDNKLEVKLDTLVNPLKAVADYRTHITGVSKKDLEGVTCSLVDIQKSLKKILAKGKILVGHSLYRDLYALKFDYSRVIDTAYIFKYANLPTTSTASLNSLCKSVCGYSVREDGEPHNCLKDAEAAMNLVTAKLKHGFNDPIEIAENSVPEPDQMKLLAHRIPVYLPCQELLKIFSGNPSIDEKIDSRIRGEFYSTCISFNDIDEADKAFDELDGQETKDSSGRLQKSVLLKRDNGDVAGFFVRKMVYGSRLSNSEVLKKRPQPTENTEQKKEDANGDNRKRQRTSKKHAKKAKAPVVE